ggcgcgggagcgatggggagcacgagggagttcggcgaaatgggaaaaaagcgagagggagcgacggagaagcttaaataggggaggggagggccggacgtggccgggagaggcgggacttCGCTGGCCAACGTgggaagtgggggaggagagagaggcgggattcgaaaatcgaatcccggccatctcgggcgcgggcgcgagcgggtgagagaggggagtgggcgcggggaacgcggcgcacgcgcgggcgtggtcgacgtggcccgaaggaggcggagacgtgggcgcggcggcggttgcgggcgcggcgggaggttggggaaggacccgacaggtgggccccacctgtcggcgaccccgggagaggagggcggcggggcggcctggctgggcctcggcctgcggccggcccagcagggaggagggggaggaaaggagagaatgggccggcggcccattcggaaaaggaagggaaaaagaaaaagaaaaaggagaaaagaattttccctggaattaaaatattgcttgctcaattttaattggttaaaattatttcgagcgctctgaaaattccactaaaaatcctgttagtgaatttcgacatgtagaactcaagaaaaattccacatgcccactccgattattatttgcattgatttaacagggtttactcttgctttgcaccggtattttcttagggtctcttataaattaaattttaggcttgggaggagaacttcggggtgtgacagttGCTCAGCCTGAGCTTGGGGTTTATATAGCATGCCAGCTCGTGAGGTAGATGGACGAGGTGTCAGGTGTGGGGTAGTGGCTGAGGCGTGGACCCGATCTCAGCCATTGTTCCATTGGTGTACTTTGTTGTTAACGGAGAGATGATGGGTGTCCAGAAGATTATTACAGTAGAAGTATAATAGATTTAATCTAATCTTCCATTCAAAACATTGCAATAAAGCAAAGGAGAACGTTAATCGTTCTTCATTCATGGTAAGTCATTCATAAATCATACGTACATTACACCACCACAACTACATTAGTAGAAGTACATAATCCATACATCATTCGTACATTACACCACCGCAAGTACATTAGTAGAAGTACACCACAAGTACATTAGACCCCACACGTCACATACTCCATACCGCTCCCGAAGTACACACACTTCTAATCTCTTTACATTCTTCATTCCCGAAGTACCCACCCCTCTAATTTGAGTAGACTACAGTCCTAtacaaataataatatataaaaatacagaATGCTCCACAGAAAACATATGAAACATAAACAGAAATCCTAATTCCCACACCCAAACACGCAAAAATAGATGCTTTAATTTCTATCAAGTAATAAAAGGTAAATGCAGCTAAAACAGTTGATGCTAATGAAGTTGCGACTGCTACGAACATTAGCACCCTAAGCTTCACCCTCGTAAGCAGAGGAGAGCCGACAGCTCTCCATCAGCTTTGAGATGAAAGCGGACAAAGCAAATCAATAAACCACAAATAAACATTGTAAGCACCAAAAAGTGCTCAAGAAACGGTATTTTTTGAAACCGAGAGTTTCCACGCACTGGCTTTGCTGCCCTCCTACGGAGGTCTGCTGCAGCGGTACGACCCCTGTGCCAAGAAGGAAAAGACCGAGCTACACCAAAAGGATCTGAAACAGCTCGGTAACTACATGTTCAAAGGTGGTCGCCATGGGAGCAAAGAGTGAAAGAGAGATGGAACGAGCAAGAAACACGCAAGAAGATGAAATCTGCAATGCCAAGAGTGAAAGAGAGATGAAACATGTGATGATGCTTGTGAGAGAGACTGGCTTGCTTGTGAGGCAGTGGTAGGCATAAGGACGGGAAGAGATGTGATGAGGCAGCATTTAAATAGCTACAGCGACAGGCATAAGGAGGGGAAGAGATGTGATGAGGCAGCAACAGGCATGAGGAGGTAGGTAGGGTTTCTCAAACCGTCGGGCCAGGGTTACCGCACCCCagtggtaagcacggttaccacgCGGTAACCGTGGCAAGCCGTACCAAaccatataaaatttataacAAGTAGAGATGGCGGCCACGGGCGTAGGGCGGAGGCCAAGGACGGACCTAGAGTATACTCAATGGGGGGCCTTGGCCCCTACTCAATTCTAGATAGCACGGGGGGCAAATGCCCCCCTATCATATTTTTATTTACTTATTCTAACTAGGAGTAGACTATCGGCCCCACTCATTTTGCTTCCTGCATTCCTCCCTGGTGGAGGCGAGAGCTCCTCGTCGGCGCGATGCACTGCCTTTACGTGTTGAGCTggggcggcctcggcctcgactACGAGGGGCTAGTGAGGGTGATCCCTACAATGGAGGTGACGGTGATTCCGTTCTGTCGAACGGCGTGGACACGGTGGCATGGTGCATTCGTGTGACTTAAACCATTGTGTTATATTCGGCCATAAGTGAAGTTTACTTACCATGACGGTAAGTGGGGATGTGTACATGCCTGTGCCAATAAGGATGATGATGATCCCAATTATCATGGCACGGATTTTGTGGgtgtgggagagggagaggacgaGCGCAACGAGTACACCGACGAAGGCAACAatgtcgacgaggaggaggatgaggcggCAACAGACGTGGCGAGAAAGAGGGAGATGTAGGCGAGCTGAGTTACCATGCCAGGGGCGCTAATGATGATGGGCATGTTGTGCGGTTGCACGCCAGCCTGCACGATCATGTACATAGGTTGAAGTGAAATGAATCGAATATTTATATACACACATGAATTTTGATTCTTACACTGGGGACAAGTACCGAACGAGGGCCACTACATTACCTGCAAGATGAGATCGATCGAGGAAAAAGATCAACACAAAGTTAATGAAACGCGGGATTTGAAGAAAGCTAAAATTAAGATGCCGATGAGGCGATGACGCACCTAGGACGCCGAGGACCGTGTTGGCGGTGTTCGGCGAGATCATAGTCGCGTGGACGGCCGGCGGTTGCCTGTCTATGCCAGGCAAGACCGAGGGGAATGCGAGAGAGAAGACTAGTAGAATGTACGCTGTGTTATTTGATTTGAGTGCTATTTATAACATAGAGCTGGTTTGTTTTGTGACTTAAATTGAACTTACCAATTTTTGTCAATATCAAATTTTGCTAAGTTTTGGTATGGTTAATCTTGGCAAGGTAAAGTTGTGTTcggattgaagccaaaacaaCCCAATTTCACTATTAAAATAGCCTATTTCTTTAGACatgtcaaaatttggcttcaaactaaatagacactaaacactattgaaattgttAAATATTGGCAAAGCCAATtcaggccacaaaccaaaccagcccataATAACACCTCTTTGCTCAACCAAGGGTTGTCAGCCTAAGAGCTACATGCCACGTAACATATATAACACTGATCGAGTTTATTACCATCTACTTCTACTGCACGCAACAGCGAGGGGTGTATATATCCAGTTCGCGATTAGAGAAGGATAGGGCGGAGTCAGCTGTAGGGCCCCACTCGTCAGTTGCAGCACATGAAGCTTCATGTGTCGTAGATAGAGGTGACTACCACATCCAATTTTATGCATGACATAAATAATTAAATGCACACAATCCCTAATATCTCTAACACTCTCACATGTATATTGAAGTTTGTGTAGGGGTTGCCTCTTGCATAAGAGGTGactatttctctctcatctttcttctctcctccacctcattaTTTAGTCCTATGTTTCATCTTGTGGCTTGTGCTTGGATGCCCATAttacttagagcaggtacaatagcaggctataagtcagCTGTAAACAttttttaaggagataaatgaggagagaggagagcagcgggctacaaatttgtagccagctgtagcacggactccaagacacagtgtgtgtatgataggtgggaccatgtattaatagtgtagtatgtaactattgtatgaatgagctattacctattagattagttataaatgaattggaactagtagttggctatactattaaacttagcTCTTAGCCCTTAGGTGTCGTAAATCTGAAATTGTACtatgattttttattaaaaaaaaggagcaaaAACGACTTATAGATATTTTGCTTCCTTTTTAATCGGATTCTGGAATCATTGACAAGCATACATTTTTCTCTGGACCGCATCATAGATGCCACCCAGACCACCCGGTGTGGAACAGatcaagtcttttttttttcttttcttttacatCGTGAGCACACACAGCCGGGGAACTATTCTAATCTCTCGAGGGGATATTCCCTCGTTTGCTTAAAAATcatctaaacggttatgaaaaattctaaaaaaatttgacaacattcatacaacacatatatacaactccaTAAAATTTTAAGTCGAAACTCAATTTACACgttgagatataaaaaagacaaattcaacgtatgaatagtagcgtattgtttatatctaaatttgtccttttttttctcgatgtgtagattgaatttgaacatgaattttggtggactagtaggtatcattatactctccattgacatttttttcagatttttttcacaactatttgcatcgaatttggaagggaaaaaaaatataagaggataccctcgagggattagaatccactccccaCGCAGTCTTGTCTGGTTTGATAGTGGAGGAAACCGATGGAGATGGAGTAGAAACTCAGGGAAGAGGCAACATGCCCTGGCcgtggccgcggccggcggcgacgcgagaGGTAACATAACATGGCCGTGGGCATTATTCCACTCTTATATCTAGTGAAATAACCCAACGTTCCCAGCCTAGAAGATGAAGGACATTGTGGTATCCAAGTCCGGGCCACCGGTGCTCGTCACCCCGTCGTCGGAGccgacaccggcggcggcgaccatccgCCTCACCTCCGCCGACAAGTCCCGCCTCGGACTGTCATTCACGGCGTTCCTCGTcttcgagcggcggcggcggcggagtcgtgTCCACCGCCCGGCCGAGACCGTACGACGGGCACTGTCACGTGCTCTCGTTCACTACTACCCCTTAGCCggccacgtcgtcgccgccggcgacgacgacaacgtcGTGTTGTCGTGCACCGGCGAGGGCGGGGGCCTGCCGTTcgtcgcggcgacggcgagctgcaCGCTGGaggacgtcgacgacggcgacggcgacttgcCGTTGGCCGACCTTGCTATCTGGTATGGTGGGGAGTCATGCTGGATGTCCGATCCGCTGTTGATGATGCAGGTGACCGAGTTTGAGTGCGGCGGGTTCGTCGTCGGGGTGACATGGAACCATGGCGTGGCTGACACCTACGGGTTGGCGCAGTTTCTGCGAgccgtcggcgagctcgccTGTGGGCTCCCGTCGCCGTCCGTCATTCCGGTCAGGTACAGGGTTGGAACATTCccctccgatacgatattacttcagtcgatttttttatttttttataattttttgtcatatttatttaaattcaaCTAAATGTTGTTCAATAAATTTTCGAAATTTCGGGATTTCAGTAACCTCCGACACGATCGGCCTAACCGATAAAGTGAACCCTGGCCTGGTCAGGTACGATGAGTCCATGCCTGAAATCCCCGACCAGCTGGCTCCCGTCGCACTGAAGGCGCCGCTTGCCGACTAGAAGCACGTCGACTTCGCCTACTGCGACATTATGATCCCATGGAGCTTCGTCAACCGTGTCAAGGCCGAGTTCGTGAGCCggaacggtggcggcggcggccggcggcgctgctccgTGTTCGACGTGGTCACCGCCGCGATATGGCAGTGCCGCACCCGCGCGATccacggccgccgctgccgcagtgACGCTCCCGCGGTGCTCTTGTTCGCGGTCAACGCACGGCCGCACATCGGAGCCAAGGACGGGTACTACGGCAACTGCATCACGCGGCAGGTGGTGGCGTCCACGGCGGACGCGGTGGCGTACGGCGACATCGTCGACGTGGTGAAGCTCGTCAACGACGCCAAGGAGCGGATACCGGAGGAACTCCTCCGGAACAAGCTGAGAGGGAAGcagggcgtcgacggcggcggcggcgaggggctcTTCGTCGGCCCGATGCACCGCCTGTACGTGTCGAGCTGGGCGGGCCTCGGCCTCGACGGTATCGACTTCGGCGGCGGGAAGCCAGCCAGGGTGATACCCCGCATGGAGGTGACGGTGATGCCGTCCTGCTTGCCATGCCTACCGTGCTCGAGGTCGAACGGCAGCGACGGCGTGAACGCGGTGGCGTGGTGCGTGACGGACGAACACGTCGACGTGTTCCGGGCTGAGTTGGCAAAGCTGCAGTGAACTTGGATACCACAAGCCAGGAACAATTCGAGATTTTCTGAGTTGGCAAGGCTGCCTGTTCTTTTCTGATTTCAGAATTTTCATTTGCACATTTCACAAGCTcctaaacagtgtgtttcactttcatataaaaagttatGAGAAAAGTATGTTAGaatactttttttaatataatttttcaaCATTGTACTAGTTAATTCATTCGTTCATACTCACAAATGACTAACTATAAAGCTAGTCCATCAATCATTATTTCAACTATCTCAAAAATGACCCAAAGCGAATGTATTCAAATTCACGATGTTGAAAATAAATACTATCTACTAGTCATAAATATTGTACGCTTAGGATAagaatttatcaaaatttaaaactatggCCATCAATACGTTTTTTCTCAAATATGACCATCAATTTTGTATTAGAGTGAGTTTATAAAATCTAGTATATCATGACAACACTTCTCTAGACAAATCTATGCAAAACATTCTTTTTCCTTCTACTTAACTAGTAAATATTTAAGAAAGTATTGGtagtcaaatatttataacaagaGGGGTGTAGGTATCTGTGAGCTCACTGAATAAACGACGAAATATATACACATTTTCAGGGATGAATATAGTAAAACACAAGGTTTATTCATATACAACTTCATGAAAATGGGAGAAAAAAGTGGCCATTTGGTAGAACTCATGGGCCGATACGTCATTAGCTTTGTGGTATACAACAAAAATCGAACATCATACAATATCACCAAATGTGAAACATGTGCATGGCAAAATCAGTTGCCAATAATCAATCTACTCGCCTACAAGAATGAAGGGGTTGTACTACATGCAGAATGTTACAACATGTTGTGTTCACAGATGCACATACATTATACATAGTGGTCATAATCATATGCTGCTGTGTCTCCAAAGAACCTGCTCAtcaattttagttagtttttcaTCATCTAACAGCTTCCAGGTGTGGATCGACTCGACTTCCACCAATGATTTCTGCCCTTTCTTGAGTTCAGTATGAATTACCCGAGCTCTTCTTGGCCAATGAGGTCTTCCATAGGCATGATAACCAAAGCCACCACCATAACAGAACCATATCCCATTAAGGTCGCCACAAAAATCATTAAGATGGTCATGGCCAAGAAAGACAGCTTTCACATCTCCCATGGAGGTTAGGGTGCCAAGAACACCGGAGTTTACAGTTGAGCAAGCCACCCCTTCCTGATACTGGCCCTTGAAACCTGTATACCACAGCCCTCTGACTTCTGGAATTGGGATGTGAAAGAATGCAAATGCAGGAGCATGCAAGTTTTGCTGTCAAAAGTACCGTGAGTCAGAACTCAGAAGCATAGATTCAAAA
The Oryza sativa Japonica Group chromosome 6, ASM3414082v1 DNA segment above includes these coding regions:
- the LOC136357047 gene encoding acyl transferase 15-like, whose amino-acid sequence is MKDIVVSKSGPPVLVTPSSEPTPAAATIRLTSADKSRLGLSFTAFLVFERRRRRSRVHRPAETVRRALSRALVHYYPLAGHVVAAGDDDNVVLSCTGEGGGLPFVAATASCTLEDVDDGDGDLPLADLAIWYGGESCWMSDPLLMMQVTEFECGGFVVGVTWNHGVADTYGLAQFLRAVGELACGLPSPSVIPVRYDESMPEIPDQLAPVALKAPLAD
- the LOC107278272 gene encoding acyl transferase 15-like yields the protein MIPWSFVNRVKAEFVSRNGGGGGRRRCSVFDVVTAAIWQCRTRAIHGRRCRSDAPAVLLFAVNARPHIGAKDGYYGNCITRQVVASTADAVAYGDIVDVVKLVNDAKERIPEELLRNKLRGKQGVDGGGGEGLFVGPMHRLYVSSWAGLGLDGIDFGGGKPARVIPRMEVTVMPSCLPCLPCSRSNGSDGVNAVAWCVTDEHVDVFRAELAKLQ